The following DNA comes from Micromonospora chokoriensis.
GACCGCGCCGGCGCTGCTCGCCGACGGCGACCCGTGGGCCGCGCTGATGCCGGCCCCGCAGTCGCTCCCCGCCGACCTGATCGCCGAGGGCCGGACCATCCCGGTGGCCCGGGTGCAGGCCATGCACGAGGGAAAGCGCCGCGCCCGCGCCCGGCGCGAGGCCGGCTGACCGGGATCGTCGGCCCCCGCTCGGGCCGTCGGGGCGGCTGATTGTCGGTGGGTTGTGGCACGATTTCGCAGGTGAGCAGCAAACCCGACGCGACGCAGCGTCTCGCCGACCTGGCACGGCTGCGGCGGGTCCGCGACCGGATCGACAGGGAGTACGCGTCTCCCCTGGACGTCGAGGCGCTCGCCCGGGGCGCGCACATGTCGGCGGGGCACCTCAGCCGCGAGTTCCGGCTCGCCTACGGCGAATCCCCCTACAGCTACCTCATGACCCGCCGCATCGAGCGGGCGATGGCCCTGCTGCGCCGTGGCGACCTGAGCGTCACCGAGGTCTGTTTCACCGTCGGGTGTTCGTCGCTGGGCACTTTCAGCACCCGCTTCGCGGAGCTGGTGGGCGTGCCGCCGAGCGTCTACCGGCGGCAGGCGGCGCAGGCGGCGGCGGGGATGCCGTCGTGCGTGGAGAAGCAGGTGACCAGACCGGTCAGGAATCGAGAAGCGCCGGTCACGGCCCCGCAACTAGCGTGATCGCCATGGACATCACCATTCACTCGAGCTTCCTCCCGCACACCGATCCGGAGGCCTCGCTGGCCTTCTACCGCGACACCCTCGGCTTCGAGGTGCGCCTCGACGTCGGATACGAGGGCATGCGCTGGATCACGGTCGGGCCGGTCGGCCAGCCCAGCACCGCCATCGTCCTGCACCCGCCGGCCGCCAACCCGGGCATCACCGACGACGAGCGGCAGACCATCCTCGAACTGATGGCCAAGGGCAGCTACTTCGGCGTCAACCTCGCCACCACCGACCTCGACGCCACCTTCGCCAAGCTGGAGGGCAGCGACGCCGAGGTCGTCCAGGAGCCGACCGAGCAGCCGTACGGCGTCCGCGACTGCGCCTTCCGGGACCCGGCGGGCAACATGATCCGCATCCAGGAAGTGCGCTGAGCAGTCCCGATCCGACAGATGGAGACACGATGAGCACGGCCCCCCAGCCGTCCCCGCCACACGTTGCCGACAGCCACGACCTGATCCGTGTGCAGGGCGCCCGGGTGAACAACCTCAGGGACGTCAGCGTCGAGATCCCGAAGCGGCGGCTGACGGTGTTCACCGGTGTCTCCGGCTCCGGCAAGAGCTCGCTGGTGTTCGGCACCATCGCCGCCGAGTCGCAGCGGATGATCAACGAGACCTACAGCGCGTTCGTGCAGGGCTTCATGCCGACGCTGGCACGCCCCGAGGTCGACCTGCTGGCCGGTCTGACGACGGCGATCATCGTGGACCAGGAGCGGATGGGGGCCAACTCCCGGTCCACGGTGGGCACCGCCACCGACGCCAACGCGATGCTGCGCATCCTGTTCAGTCGACTTGGGCAGCCGCACATCGGCTCGCCCAACGCGTACTCCTTCAATGTCCCCTCGGTGAAGGCCACCGGTGCGATCACCGTCGAGCGCGGCGCCGGCAAGACGAAGACCGAGAAGGCGACCTTCACCCGGCTCGGCGGCATGTGCCCGCGGTGCGAGGGCATGGGCGCGGTCACCGACATCGACCTGTCCGCGCTGTACGACGACAGCCTCTCGCTCAACGAGGGCGCGATCACGATCCCGGGCTACAGCATGGAGGGCTGGTACGGCCGCATCTTCCGTGGCTGCGGCTACTTCGACCCGGACAAGCCGATCGGCAAGTTCACCAAGCGGGAGCTGCACGACCTGCTCCACCGCGAGCCCACCAAAATCAAGATCGACGGCATCAACCTGACGTACGCCGGTCTCATCCCGTCGATCCAGAAGTCCTTCCTCTCCAAGGACATCGACGCGTTGCAGCCGCACATCCGCGCCTTCGTGGAGCGGGCGGTGACGTTCACGACCTGCCCCGAGTGCGCCGGCACCCGGCTCAGCCAGGAGGCCAGGTCGTCGAAGATCCAGGGAAAGAACATCGCCGACGCGTGTGCGATGCAGATCAGCGACCTCGCCGCCTGGGTGCGCGGCATCGACGAGCCGTCGGTGGCCCCGCTGCTGGCCGGGCTGCAACACCTCCTCGACTCGTTCGAGGAGATCGGGCTGGGCTACCTCTCGCTGGACCGGCCCTCGGGCACCCTCTCCGGCGGCGAGGCGCAGCGCACCAAGATGATCCGCCACCTCGGCTCGTCGCTCACCGACGTCACCTACGTCTTCGACGAGCCGACGATCGGGCTGCACCCGCACGACATCCAGCGCACGAACGAGCTGCTGCTCCAACTGCGCGACAAGGGCAACACCGTGCTCGTCGTGGAGCACAAGCCGGAGGCCATCGCCATCGCCGACCACGTCGTCGACCTCGGGCCCGGTGCCGGCACCGACGGCGGCACCGTCTGCTACGAGGGCAGCCTGGAGGGCCTACGCGCCAGCGGCACCATCACCGGCCGCCACCTCGACGACCGGGCAGCCCTCAAGGAGAAGGTCCGCACGCCCACCGGCAAGCTGGAGATCCGTGGCGCGACTGCCAACAACCTCCGGAACGTCGACGTCGACGTACCCCTCGGAGTGCTCGTCGTCGTGACCGGTGTCGCCGGCTCCGGCAAGAGCTCGCTGGTGCACGGGTCCATCCCTCCCGGCGCGGGTGTGGTGTCGATCGACCAGGGCGCGATCCGTGGCTCGCGGCGCAGCAACCCGGCCACGTACACCGGGCTGCTGGACCCGATCCGCAAGGCGTTCGCGAAGGCCAACGGCGTGAAGCCGGCGCTGTTCAGCGCCAACTCCGAGGGAGCCTGCCCGAGCTGCAACGGCGCCGGTGTCATCTACACCGACCTGGGGATGATGGCCGGCGTCGCCGCCCCCTGCGAGGACTGTGAGGGCAAGCGGTTCCAGGCGTCGGTGCTGGAATACCGCCTCGGCGGTCGCGACATCAGCGAGGTGCTCGCGATGTCCGTGACGGAGGCGGAGAAGTTCTTCGGCGCCGGTGACGCCCGTACGCCGGCCGCGCACGCCATCCTCGACCGGCTCGCCGACGTCGGGCTCGGCTACCTCAGCCTGGGTCAACCGCTCACCACCCTGTCCGGCGGCGAGCGGCAACGACTCAAGCTGGCCACCCACATGGCCGAGAAGGGCGGCGTCTACGTCCTCGACGAGCCGACCACCGGCCTGCACCTGGCCGACGTCGAGCAACTGCTCGGTCTGCTGGACCGCCTCGTCGACTCGGGCAAGTCGGTGATCGTCATCGAGCACCACCAGGCGGTCATGGCGCACGCCGACTGGATCATCGACCTCGGCCCCGGTGCCGGCCACGACGGTGGTCAGATCGTCTTCGAGGGCACCCCCGCCGACCTCGTCGCCGACCGCTCCACCCTCACCGGCGAGCACCTGGCGGCGTACGTCGGCGGCTGACGATCTGGTCCGGGCCCGTCGTCCGTTCCGGCACTGCGCCTGACGGTCGCCGGGCCCGGCCCGGGGCGACGGTCTCCGGGTCAGGTGACCGGCGGTCGGGTCTGTTTGGCCGTCGTGGCCGCGAAGGCTGCGCAGATCACGGTGATCAGCCCGAGGGCGACAGTGGCCGGGGTGACGTACCCGGGCACCGATGAGGTGACGTACGACCCGCCGCCGGTGAGGTGGAACTCGAAGTGCACCGGAAAGAGGCTGACGCCGTACCCGTCGACCATGCTCGCCACCTGCGGCCCGACCTCCCGGCAGGGCTCGATCGGGGAGGCGCCGGTGCCGCCGTTCTCCGCCTGCATCACCGCGTAGCCGAGGTGGAGCAGACCCCACGCGTACACGGCGACGGCCCCCGCGCCGACGAGGAGCGCTGCGGCCCGCAGCCGCCCCGGCTGCCTCCGGACCATCGCTCTGAACCCACCGACGGCGAGGATCGTCGCGGCGACGGCACCGCCAAGTGCGGCGAGGATCAGCCCGAGAAACAGCACGACGACAGCTTGATCTTGCCGGGTCGCAGACGCAAGACCCCGGGACCGGCGCCCCTTCACGAGGGCAGCCGCCACGGCCGGACACACGAGTAAGGCCCCTGACCGGGTTTCCCCTGGTCAAGGGCCTTCTGGTGCTGGTTGCTGGTTTCTTAGCAAGTGTGCCCCCGGCAGGATTCGAACCTGCGCCCCCGCCTCCGGAGGGCGGTGCTCTATCCCCTGAGCTACGGGGGCTCAGCGACTGGAGAAGACTAGCAAACCTCCCCTCCGTACGCCGAATCGGTATCGGGTGAGCCGATCGTGTCGACGACCGGCCCACCTGGCGGACAGGCCGCTACCGCTCGGCGTTCAGGCCGCTACCGCCCGGCCGGCCCACCTGGCGGTCAGGCCGCTACCGCTCGGCGTTCAGGCCGCTACCGCTCGGCCGCAACTGGGCAGCGGGTGCAGGACGATCCGGCGCGGGAGCCGGCGCGGCCACTCGTTGCGCGGCCAGGAGCCGTCCACGATCAGATGCACGGTGCGCTGCTCCTCGCCGCTGAGCCGCAGCACGAAGTCGCGGGGGAGCGGCGGGTCCACCGTCGGCGTGGTGATCATGAAGCGCACCCGACCGCGGGACGAGACCGCCGAGATCACATCGGCGGCCGGCATCGTGCCGCGCAGCCGGACCCGACCGATCCAGTAGACCTCCGCGAGGTGCTCCTGGGCGGCCCGGGTGATCGCCGGGTACTCGCTGCGAACCCAGCGCTCCACCGCACTGACGCAGAGCCCGCAGGCGCGCTCGCGTGGCTCGCGCGGACCCAACCCCCAGGCCCGCAGGTACGCCCCGACGGCGCCGGCCTCCAGTGGCAGGTCGAAGCGCCGCTGGATGAGCGTGGTGAGGCTCTGCCTCGTCCACAGCTCCTCGTCCAGGCCGAACTCGTCCGGGTGGACGCCCCGTAGCGTGTCGATCAGTTCGAGTTCCTGTTCGCGGCTGAGCATTCCCGGCTCGCCCTGCCGCTGTCCGCGACGGACGGCTGCCACCGCCCCGTCACCACCGATGGTGTGGCGTCGGCACCAACTGGTGACCGAACGCCGTGCGTCTCTGAGTGCAACCCCCACGTCTTGGGCAACGAGCCCGAATCGCAACTGGTCACGATATGTGTGGAGAAAACTCTCTAAGCAACGTAATCGCCTGGACCGCTCGAAAGCACCAGAAGGTACATATGCGTACATGAGGGGATGAGTGGTGCGTGGCGTGCGCCTTGATCGACTCGTCTTCCTGGCAAACGGGGGTGTTCCGTCGCGGTGACAGGCCGGTTTACTGAAACGCGAGTCGATCACCGGCCCGGTGTCCGATGCCCATGCCCCGTGCTCGGTGCTTGGCCTAAGAGTGGATGCGGATCATTGGACCGGACCTTGGTCGACTCGGGTTCCTGAAAGTCGGGGCGTCCCGTCGCGTTGATGCCCCGCTTTCCTGAAAGTCGAGTCGATCACCAGGCCAGGCGGGAACGGCCGGGTCAGGCGGGAACGGCCGGGTCAGGCGGGAACGGCCGGGTCAGGCGGGAACGGCCGGGTCAGGCGGGAACGGCCGGGTCAGGCGGGAACGGCCGGGCCAATTCGGGGTCAGGCGGGAATGGGCGGCCCACGCAGGCCGTGCCTCGGTCGGTCGGATCAGCCCTTGGCTGCCTGTGCCTGGAGCTGCCGGAGGTTGTTCAACTCGGACTGCTGGGTGGCCTTCATGGTCTTGGCCACCCGCAGCACCTCGTCGTTGTCGGTCTCGCCGAGTGCCGCGTCGATCATGTGGATGCCGCCGAGGTGGTGGGCGTACATCAGGGTGAGGAACTGCCTGTCGACCTCGATGCCCTGGGCGTCGCGCAGGGCGGTCATCTGCGCCGGTGTGGCCATGCCCGGCATCAGGCCGTCCTTGACGGTGGCGCCGTCGGACATCCACGACATCGGCGGCTGCGAGCCGGTGGGGCTCAAGTCCCACTCGCGGAGCCAGGTCTGCATGGCGCCGATCTCACCCTGCTGGCCGGTGGCGATGTCGACGGCGATCTGCCGCACCTCGGGGAGGGTGGCCGACCGGTACGCGATCAGGCTCATCTCCACCGCCTGCGCGTGGTGGGACGTCATGTCCCGGGCGAAGCCCGCTTCGACCGAGGCGTCACCGGGCCGGGTGAGTCGGGGGGTGAGCAGGCCGCCCGCGTACCCGAGGAGGAGCCCCACCACCACCATGACGGCGAGCGCCAGCACGCCGTAACGCGCCGGCTGGGCCCGGCCGCCCTCGTCCGGGACGGCCGGGGTGTCGTCGTATTCGCTGTCGGTGGTGGTGGGGGCGGTCATCGGGGTCCTTACTGGGTGGGCTGCTGCTGCTGTTGGAGCTCACGCGGGGTGGTGCCGGTGGCGGTGATGCCGGTGTTGCAGAGCGCCGTCGGGCCCTCGACCGAGGCGTTGACCCGCAGGTCCTTGATGAACTCGTCGATCCGCGAGTCGTCGGCGTTGTCGAGCTTGAGCTGGTAGCCCCACGCCTGAAGCGAGATCGGCTTGTCCAGACCCTCGTACGGGCTCATGAAGGTCTTCTCGACGCCGCGCACCTTGCCGGCGAGCTTCTCGACCTGGTCCTGCGGCAGGTCGGGGCGGTAGGTGATCCATACCGCGCCGTGCTCCAGGCTGTGCACCGCGTGCTCGTTGGCGATCGGGGCGTCGTAGACGTCGCCCATGCAGTTCTGCCAGGCAGCGTTGTGCACGCCGCCCACCGGCGGCGAGTAGTTCCAGGTCAGCGGACCCGACTTGTGTGACTCGTACTTGAGGCTGTCGGGGTCGGACTTGCGGATGTTGGCGATGCCCTCGATGGCGTTGGCCCGCTTGTCCCACGGCTTCGAGCCCTGGAACGACGCCCAGGCGCCGTACCCGATGATGCCGGCTGCCAGCACGCCGACCGCGACGAACAGCGCGATCGGGCCCCAGGCGCGGCCCTGGGTCACCTTGACCGGGGTGACCGGCTTGCGGGGGCCCTTGCCGCCGGCCCGGGGGGAGCCCGCCGGCTTGCCCGTCGGCTTGCCGGAACCGGCCTTGGCGCCGGACGCAGGCCGGCCCGCTGCCGGCTTCTTGCCGGTGCTGACCACGGTCGGGCGGCGCTCCGGGCCACCCGGGGTGCTGATGCTCATCGTGCCTCGTCAAGTCGGTCGGTCAGGGGAATGGCGGGCCGGATGACGCGCAGGGGAGCCGCCGAGTGCCCGAGTCTACCCCCGATAACATGGTTGGGTGACTCCTGCAGAACTAGCCTCGGTCGTCCTTGCCGCCGCCCACGCCGTCTTCGAGCAGCGCGGGCTCGACCGCGCCGCGTTGCCGGCGAGCACCGTGGTGGAGCGACCGCGCAACCCCGAGCACGGCGACTACGCCTCGACGCTCGCGCTGCAGTTGAGCAAGAAGGTGGGCGTTCCGCCCCGGGAGCTGGCGACGGCCCTGGCCGACGAGCTGGGCCGGGCAGCGGGTGTCAAATCGGTGGAGATCGCCGGGCCGGGCTTCCTGAACATCCGGCTCGACGCGGCCGCCGCCGGGCAGCTCGCCCGACTGATCGTCGAGGCCGGCGCGGAGTACGGCCGCAGCGACCGCCTGGCCGGCGAGAAGATCAACCTTGAGTTCGTCTCGGCCAACCCGACCGGGCCGGTGCACATCGGCGGGGTGCGGTGGGCGGCCGTCGGTGACGCGCTGAGCCGGCTGCTGCGGGCCACCGGTGCCGACGTCGGCACGGAGTACTACTTCAACGACGCCGGTTCGCAGATCGACAGGTTCGCCCGGTCGCTGCTGGCCGCCGCCAAGGGTGAGCCGGCGCCGGAGGACGGCTACGGCGGGGCGTACATCGCGGAGATCGCCACCGCGGTGCAGGCCCGTCGGCCGGAGGTGCGCTCGCTCGACGACGACGCCGCCCAGGAGGTCTTCCGGGTCGAGGGCGTCGCGCTGATGTTCGACGAGATCCGGTCCTCGCTGCGCGACTTCGGGGTGGAGTTCGACACCTACTTCAACGAGAAGGACCTGCACGACCGGGGTGAGCTGGACCTGGCGCTGAACCGGCTGCGCGCGCAGGGGCAC
Coding sequences within:
- a CDS encoding helix-turn-helix transcriptional regulator; amino-acid sequence: MSSKPDATQRLADLARLRRVRDRIDREYASPLDVEALARGAHMSAGHLSREFRLAYGESPYSYLMTRRIERAMALLRRGDLSVTEVCFTVGCSSLGTFSTRFAELVGVPPSVYRRQAAQAAAGMPSCVEKQVTRPVRNREAPVTAPQLA
- a CDS encoding VOC family protein — its product is MDITIHSSFLPHTDPEASLAFYRDTLGFEVRLDVGYEGMRWITVGPVGQPSTAIVLHPPAANPGITDDERQTILELMAKGSYFGVNLATTDLDATFAKLEGSDAEVVQEPTEQPYGVRDCAFRDPAGNMIRIQEVR
- a CDS encoding ATP-binding cassette domain-containing protein; protein product: MSTAPQPSPPHVADSHDLIRVQGARVNNLRDVSVEIPKRRLTVFTGVSGSGKSSLVFGTIAAESQRMINETYSAFVQGFMPTLARPEVDLLAGLTTAIIVDQERMGANSRSTVGTATDANAMLRILFSRLGQPHIGSPNAYSFNVPSVKATGAITVERGAGKTKTEKATFTRLGGMCPRCEGMGAVTDIDLSALYDDSLSLNEGAITIPGYSMEGWYGRIFRGCGYFDPDKPIGKFTKRELHDLLHREPTKIKIDGINLTYAGLIPSIQKSFLSKDIDALQPHIRAFVERAVTFTTCPECAGTRLSQEARSSKIQGKNIADACAMQISDLAAWVRGIDEPSVAPLLAGLQHLLDSFEEIGLGYLSLDRPSGTLSGGEAQRTKMIRHLGSSLTDVTYVFDEPTIGLHPHDIQRTNELLLQLRDKGNTVLVVEHKPEAIAIADHVVDLGPGAGTDGGTVCYEGSLEGLRASGTITGRHLDDRAALKEKVRTPTGKLEIRGATANNLRNVDVDVPLGVLVVVTGVAGSGKSSLVHGSIPPGAGVVSIDQGAIRGSRRSNPATYTGLLDPIRKAFAKANGVKPALFSANSEGACPSCNGAGVIYTDLGMMAGVAAPCEDCEGKRFQASVLEYRLGGRDISEVLAMSVTEAEKFFGAGDARTPAAHAILDRLADVGLGYLSLGQPLTTLSGGERQRLKLATHMAEKGGVYVLDEPTTGLHLADVEQLLGLLDRLVDSGKSVIVIEHHQAVMAHADWIIDLGPGAGHDGGQIVFEGTPADLVADRSTLTGEHLAAYVGG
- a CDS encoding winged helix-turn-helix domain-containing protein, encoding MGVALRDARRSVTSWCRRHTIGGDGAVAAVRRGQRQGEPGMLSREQELELIDTLRGVHPDEFGLDEELWTRQSLTTLIQRRFDLPLEAGAVGAYLRAWGLGPREPRERACGLCVSAVERWVRSEYPAITRAAQEHLAEVYWIGRVRLRGTMPAADVISAVSSRGRVRFMITTPTVDPPLPRDFVLRLSGEEQRTVHLIVDGSWPRNEWPRRLPRRIVLHPLPSCGRAVAA
- a CDS encoding DUF305 domain-containing protein encodes the protein MTAPTTTDSEYDDTPAVPDEGGRAQPARYGVLALAVMVVVGLLLGYAGGLLTPRLTRPGDASVEAGFARDMTSHHAQAVEMSLIAYRSATLPEVRQIAVDIATGQQGEIGAMQTWLREWDLSPTGSQPPMSWMSDGATVKDGLMPGMATPAQMTALRDAQGIEVDRQFLTLMYAHHLGGIHMIDAALGETDNDEVLRVAKTMKATQQSELNNLRQLQAQAAKG
- a CDS encoding DUF3105 domain-containing protein; translated protein: MSISTPGGPERRPTVVSTGKKPAAGRPASGAKAGSGKPTGKPAGSPRAGGKGPRKPVTPVKVTQGRAWGPIALFVAVGVLAAGIIGYGAWASFQGSKPWDKRANAIEGIANIRKSDPDSLKYESHKSGPLTWNYSPPVGGVHNAAWQNCMGDVYDAPIANEHAVHSLEHGAVWITYRPDLPQDQVEKLAGKVRGVEKTFMSPYEGLDKPISLQAWGYQLKLDNADDSRIDEFIKDLRVNASVEGPTALCNTGITATGTTPRELQQQQQPTQ